One Ricinus communis isolate WT05 ecotype wild-type chromosome 7, ASM1957865v1, whole genome shotgun sequence genomic region harbors:
- the LOC8286273 gene encoding uncharacterized protein LOC8286273 isoform X2: protein MPRRRVKRNVKEAASSPGPGVEPQIQEQGKQVPLIDHEAGKAADETEKEIEKQVQLIDQEGEVEIEHSLTRLRLLRSYFSEEKLQTPVLQFFRENLPNLSIIKNSETGEFEVRWSDKDDNLSMSQAPNGRDLHASLLHGLSVAYPDCSANPSLSGFELSSNAVRTSLLGVDSLQMKDFVMEGPPDSQMFVDGLKTPGVTSQRMSIGMTPKTLRLPKPGEMLLSVRGSPLGVYKEDNMEAIHESEEG from the exons atgccGAGACGAAGAGTTAAAAGGAATGTGAAAGAAGCTGCATCATCACCTGGTCCTGGTGTTGAGCCCCAAATCCAAGAACAAGGAAAACAAGTGCCCTTAATAGACCATGAAG CTGGTAAGGCCGCTGatgaaacagaaaaagaaatagaaaaacaagTTCAATTGATCGACCAAGAAG GTGAAGTCGAAATTGAGCATTCGTTGACAAGGTTGCGTTTGCTCCGCTCGTATTTTAGCGAGGAGAAACTGCAGACACCTGTTCTTCAGTTTTTCAGAGAAAATCTTCCAAACTTATCCATCATAAAGAATAGCGAAACTGGAGAATTCGAAGTGCGGTGGAGTGATAAAGATGATAATTTGTCGATGAGCCAAGCTCCTAATGGTAGAGACTTACATGCTTCTCTTCTACATGGTCTGTCCGTAGCTTATCCTGACTGCTCTGCTAATCCTTCTCTTTCTGGCTTTGAATTATCGAGCAATGCGG TGAGAACAAGCCTGTTAGGTGTTGACAGCCTGCAGATGAAGGACTTT GTTATGGAGGGTCCACCTGATTCTCAGATGTTTGTGGATGGTCTCAAAACTCCTGGG GTTACTAGCCAGAGGATGTCTATTGGGATGACACCTAAAACCTTAAGGCTTCCTAAGCCTGGTGAGATGCTTCTCTCTGTCCGTGGCTCACCCCTTGGTGTCTATAAGGAAGATAATATGGAAGCTATACATG AGTCAGAAGAGGGTTGA
- the LOC8286273 gene encoding uncharacterized protein LOC8286273 isoform X3 has product MPRRRVKRNVKEAASSPGPGVEPQIQEQGKQVPLIDHEVERQCAAIRAIGEVEIEHSLTRLRLLRSYFSEEKLQTPVLQFFRENLPNLSIIKNSETGEFEVRWSDKDDNLSMSQAPNGRDLHASLLHGLSVAYPDCSANPSLSGFELSSNAVRTSLLGVDSLQMKDFVMEGPPDSQMFVDGLKTPGVTSQRMSIGMTPKTLRLPKPGEMLLSVRGSPLGVYKEDNMEAIHESEEG; this is encoded by the exons atgccGAGACGAAGAGTTAAAAGGAATGTGAAAGAAGCTGCATCATCACCTGGTCCTGGTGTTGAGCCCCAAATCCAAGAACAAGGAAAACAAGTGCCCTTAATAGACCATGAAG TTGAGCGGCAATGTGCTGCTATTAGGGCTATAGGTGAAGTCGAAATTGAGCATTCGTTGACAAGGTTGCGTTTGCTCCGCTCGTATTTTAGCGAGGAGAAACTGCAGACACCTGTTCTTCAGTTTTTCAGAGAAAATCTTCCAAACTTATCCATCATAAAGAATAGCGAAACTGGAGAATTCGAAGTGCGGTGGAGTGATAAAGATGATAATTTGTCGATGAGCCAAGCTCCTAATGGTAGAGACTTACATGCTTCTCTTCTACATGGTCTGTCCGTAGCTTATCCTGACTGCTCTGCTAATCCTTCTCTTTCTGGCTTTGAATTATCGAGCAATGCGG TGAGAACAAGCCTGTTAGGTGTTGACAGCCTGCAGATGAAGGACTTT GTTATGGAGGGTCCACCTGATTCTCAGATGTTTGTGGATGGTCTCAAAACTCCTGGG GTTACTAGCCAGAGGATGTCTATTGGGATGACACCTAAAACCTTAAGGCTTCCTAAGCCTGGTGAGATGCTTCTCTCTGTCCGTGGCTCACCCCTTGGTGTCTATAAGGAAGATAATATGGAAGCTATACATG AGTCAGAAGAGGGTTGA
- the LOC8286273 gene encoding uncharacterized protein LOC8286273 isoform X1, which produces MPRRRVKRNVKEAASSPGPGVEPQIQEQGKQVPLIDHEAGKAADETEKEIEKQVQLIDQEVERQCAAIRAIGEVEIEHSLTRLRLLRSYFSEEKLQTPVLQFFRENLPNLSIIKNSETGEFEVRWSDKDDNLSMSQAPNGRDLHASLLHGLSVAYPDCSANPSLSGFELSSNAVRTSLLGVDSLQMKDFVMEGPPDSQMFVDGLKTPGVTSQRMSIGMTPKTLRLPKPGEMLLSVRGSPLGVYKEDNMEAIHESEEG; this is translated from the exons atgccGAGACGAAGAGTTAAAAGGAATGTGAAAGAAGCTGCATCATCACCTGGTCCTGGTGTTGAGCCCCAAATCCAAGAACAAGGAAAACAAGTGCCCTTAATAGACCATGAAG CTGGTAAGGCCGCTGatgaaacagaaaaagaaatagaaaaacaagTTCAATTGATCGACCAAGAAG TTGAGCGGCAATGTGCTGCTATTAGGGCTATAGGTGAAGTCGAAATTGAGCATTCGTTGACAAGGTTGCGTTTGCTCCGCTCGTATTTTAGCGAGGAGAAACTGCAGACACCTGTTCTTCAGTTTTTCAGAGAAAATCTTCCAAACTTATCCATCATAAAGAATAGCGAAACTGGAGAATTCGAAGTGCGGTGGAGTGATAAAGATGATAATTTGTCGATGAGCCAAGCTCCTAATGGTAGAGACTTACATGCTTCTCTTCTACATGGTCTGTCCGTAGCTTATCCTGACTGCTCTGCTAATCCTTCTCTTTCTGGCTTTGAATTATCGAGCAATGCGG TGAGAACAAGCCTGTTAGGTGTTGACAGCCTGCAGATGAAGGACTTT GTTATGGAGGGTCCACCTGATTCTCAGATGTTTGTGGATGGTCTCAAAACTCCTGGG GTTACTAGCCAGAGGATGTCTATTGGGATGACACCTAAAACCTTAAGGCTTCCTAAGCCTGGTGAGATGCTTCTCTCTGTCCGTGGCTCACCCCTTGGTGTCTATAAGGAAGATAATATGGAAGCTATACATG AGTCAGAAGAGGGTTGA
- the LOC8286272 gene encoding pentatricopeptide repeat-containing protein PPR5 homolog, chloroplastic — protein MPLNLSPHSLQLSPLGSSNFTNNFPQIHNPTLSWHPCKNLRQTHITCVSTRPRKKRFPISEESETEDLVRYVLRSFSSDKVPLVRTLDKYVRVVRTEHCFLLFEELGRRDKWLQCLEVFRWMQKQRWYIADSGVYSKLISVMGKKGQTRMAMWLFSEMRNSGCRPDSSVYNALITAHLHSKDKAKALIKALGYFEKMKGMQRCQPNVVTYNILLRAFAQARNVNQVNALFKDLDQSIVSPDIYTYNGVMDAYGKNGMIREMESVLSRMKSNQCKPDIITFNLLIDSYGKKQDFDKMEQVFKSLLHSKERPTLPTFNSMITNYGKARQKENAESVLQKMTKMKYTPNFITYESLIMMYGFCDSVSKAREIFDDMIESGKEVKVSTLNAMLDVYCLNGLPMEADLLFDNARNVGLLPDSTTYKLLYKAYTKANMKKLVQKLLKHMDRDGIIPNKRFFLDALGAFKSLPASSGNQQNNAKT, from the exons ATGCCACTGAATTTATCACCACATTCTCTGCAACTCTCACCTTTAGGTTCTTCAAACTTTACAAACAATTTTCCACAAATTCACAATCCTACACTTTCATGGCATCCTTGCAAAAATCTCCGCCAGACCCATATAACCTGCGTTTCAACCCGACCCAGAAAGAAACGGTTTCCCATCAGTGAGGAATCAGAGACCGAAGACCTGGTTCGATACGTGTTGAGGAGTTTTAGTAGTGATAAAGTGCCATTGGTGCGGACACTTGATAAATATGTAAGAGTTGTTAGAACTGAACATTGTTTTTTGCTGTTTGAAGAGCTTGGCAGGCGTGACAAGTGGCTTCAATGCCTTGAG GTGTTTAGATGGATGCAGAAACAGCGTTGGTACATAGCAGATAGTGGTGTTTATTCGAAGTTGATTTCTGTTATGGGGAAGAAAGGTCAAACGCGGATGGCCATGTGGCTTTTCTCTGAGATGCGTAACAGCGGGTGTCGACCAGACTCTTCTGTTTATAATGCACTCATTACAGCCCACCTCCATTCCAAGGATAAAGCAAAGGCTTTAATCAAAGCTCTTGGTTACtttgagaaaatgaaaggTATGCAACGATGTCAGCCCAATGTTGTGACTTACAACATTCTTTTGAGAGCTTTTGCTCAAGCTCGAAATGTAAATCAAGTTAATGCTTTGTTCAAAGATCTTGACCAGAGCATTGTTTCTCCtgatatttatacatataatgGTGTGATGGATGCTTATGGCAAAAATGGAATGATCAGAGAAATGGAATCTGTTCTTTCTCGCATGAAAAGTAACCAATGCAAGCCtgatattattacttttaatttgCTGATTGACTCTTATGGAAAGAAACAAGATTTTGATAAGATGGAGCAAGTATTTAAGAGCCTACTGCATTCTAAGGAGAGACCAACTTTGCCAACTTTTAATTCGATGATAACAAATTATGGGAAGGCACGGCAGAAAGAGAATGCAGAGAGTGTTTTGCAGAAGATGACCAAGATGAAATACACACCAAACTTCATCACATATGAGAGTCTCATCATGATGTATGGATTTTGTGACTCTGTTTCTAAGGCTAGGGAAAtttttgatgatatgattGAATCTGGGAAGGAAGTTAAAGTTTCAACATTAAATGCAATGCTGGATGTTTACTGTTTGAATGGCTTGCCCATGGAAGCAGATTTACTATTTGACAATGCGCGTAATGTTGGGTTGCTACCTGATTCAACAACATATAAACTTCTTTATAAAGCCTATACTAAAGCTAACATGAAGAAGCTTGTGCAGAAACTACTAAAGCATATGGACAGAGATGGTATTATCCCCAATAAAAGGTTCTTCCTAGACGCTCTGGGGGCCTTTAAATCTTTACCAGCAAGTTCAGGCAATCAACAGAATAATGCAAAGACTTAG